The Chloroflexi bacterium ADurb.Bin180 genomic sequence TATAGAGCATGTCACCGCGGCCCAGCAGCTGTTCTGCCCCGGTAGTGTCGAGGATGACCCGCGAATCAACGCCGGAGAAGACGGTGAAGGCAATTCGCGCTGGAAAGTTGGCCTTGATCAGGCCGGTAATGACGTCGACCGAAGGTCGTTGCGTGGCAATGACCAGATGGATACCCGTGGCCCTGGCCAATTGGGCCAGCCGGCAGATGGAGCGCTCCGCCTCTTCGGGGGCGGCCATCATCAGGTCGGCCAGCTCATCGATCAGCACGACGATGTAAGGAAGGTGGTCCGGGCGCGATGGGTGAGAGGCATTGTAGGCCTCGATGTGGCGGGCACCTACTTTGGCAAAGAGCTTGTAGCGCCGCTGCATCTCGCTGGTTAACCATTTGAGGGTTGCGACCACTCGCTCTATCTCGACTACCACCGGCACAATGAGATGGGGAATGCCGTTATAGTTGGTCAGCTCCACCATCTTGGGGTCGACCATGATCAAGCGCAGGTCGTCGGGCGTGTTGTTGAACAGGAGACAGGCAATGATGGCGTTGATGCAGACCGATTTTCCAGAGCCGGTTGCTCCGGCGATCAGAAGGTGGGGCATTTCTGACAGGTCCGCTGGTATAGGCTGGCCGGCAACGTCCTGCCCCAACGCGATGCGAAGCCGGCCCTCCTTGGTGCGGAACTCATCCGAGTCCATTACGCTGCGCAGGGTGACCATAGCGGTACTGGTGTTAGGCACTTCGATGCCAACCATCGACCGACCAGGCACCGGGGCTTCGATGCGAATGGGAGAAGCGGCCAGGGCCAGGGCAAAGTCGTTGGACAGGTTGCTAATGCTGCTGACCTTTACCTTGACTTTGCGCAGCTTGCCTGTGGGATCTTTCTTCTCGACAAAGCCGGGTTCTACGCCGAACTGGGTAACGGTAGGTCCCTGGTTGACCTCAACTACCTTGCCGGGCACGCCAAAGTTGGCCAGCGTCTCTTCGATGATGCGTACCTTGGTGCGGATCTCCGCCTGGCTCAGCTCTTGCTCCGTGCTTTGCACCAGAATGTCCTCCCAGGAGGGGAGCTGCCACTGGCTGTCAGGAGCATCGAGCCGCCCGGGGGCTAGGTCGGTAGCCAGTCCAGCCCCGCCGGCATGAGAAGCACCAGCCTGGGCGGCGCTGGCGGCATTCGGCTGTGCGTTCGCCTTTGGCCGCTCGAAGGCGCCTGCAACGCGGGCGGCGGCGCTCTGGTCGATGGGCGGGGGCCGGTAGGCATTTGCTGCTTCCCTGATGTGCCGGTAGGCCTCGCTCAGGGAATGCGCGAGCGATACCAGTCCTTCCCAGACCCTCCTCGGCGAGATATGGAATACTGTGACCAGGCCAACGGCGGCCACGAGAAGCAGTATGGTCAGGGCTCCCAGATCACCCAGAGCCGCGATGAGATTGCCGCTGATCCACCAGCCGATGTGGCCTCCGCCGCCCCCGGCACGAGCCAGGGCGGCCGGGTCCTGCGCAAAATAGTGCAAAAGGCCCTGACCGCTGATGAGCAGTAGCACAATCCCGATAATGGTGTCAATAGAAATGTGCACCGTCTGGCCCATTCCGGAGAGAAAGAGCCAGAAGCCTATTGAGGCCAACAGCAGAGGCAGAAAGTACGCTCCCCAGCCGAACCCGGTTCGCAACAGTTGCAGCCAGGCGCCGGTGAGGGTTCCGCGTACCGACGACAGCAAAGTCAGCGTGGTGAGCAGCGCAACCAGCAGGAGCACGATCCCGCCAAGCTTGAGCTGGTCCTGCCGGGAGAACGTCTGGCTCGGCCTGGTGCGCCGCGAACGCTTGGTCTTGGCCATTGCTTACACTTCCATGACCATGGGCAAGATCAACGGCCGCCGCTTCGTCTCGCTATAGACAAAACGACTCAGGGCCTCTTTGATTCGACCGGTCAGCACGGCGCGACCACCACCACCCTGCACTGTCTTGACAACCTCGCTACGTGCCCGGTCCAGCAGGTCTTCCGATTCGCTGAGGTGCACAAAGCCGCGCGAGATGAGCTCTGGTCCGGCCAGGATACGTCCCGTGACCCGGTCGGTGGTAAGAGCGACCACGAGGAAACCGTTGCGCGAGAGCAAGCGGCGATCCTCGAGGACCACTTCGCTAATGTCCCCCACACCCAGCCCGTCAATCAGAACATAGTCGTCCGATACCTTGCCGGCGATCTGGGCAGACGAACTGTCCAGTTCGAGCATCTGCCCGCTTTCCATGACAAAGATATTCTGCCGTGGAATGCCAACTGCCTCGGCCAACTGCGCGTGCAGCACGAGGTGGCGAAACTCGCCGTGAATGGGCAAAAAGAACTTGGGACTGACCATGTTCAACAGCAGCTTGAGCTCTTCCTGGCTGCCGTGACCCGAGACATGGACATCGAAGAGTTCGTCGTACCGTACATCAGCACCAAGGCGGAAGAGATTGTTGAGTGTGCGATTGACCAGCTCCTCGTTGCCCGGGATGGGCGATGCCGAGACGATCACGCTGTCTCCCGGCAGAAGGCTCACTGGCTGATACTCATTGCGTGCCATGCGCACCAGGGCCGAAGTGGGCTCGCCCTGGCTGCCAGTGCATACGATCGCCACCCGGTCCTGGGGCAGGTACTGAATGTCATCGATGTTGAGCAAGCAGCCGTCTGGCGCTTTGAGGTAGCCCAGGTCCATTGCCATGCGCACGTTCATGCTCATACTGCGTCCGGCTACAGCCACATGACGTCCGTACTTTTCGGCGGTGCTGATGACCTGCTGGATGCGCGAGATGTTCGAGGCAAAGGTTGCCACAATGACCCGGCCCTTGGCATGGGCAAAGACATCCTCAAAGATGTGAGCGATGCTTCTCTCTGAAGGGGTGTAGCCGGGGGTCTCGGCGTTGGTGCTGTCAGACATCAGGAGCAGAACGCCCCTGCGGCCGAGGTCAGCCAGCTTGGCAAAATCAGTGGGCTGCCCGTCGACCGGCGTCGAGTCGAACTTGAAATCGCCGCTGTGTACAACCAGACCGACCGGAGTGTCAATTGCCAGACCGACGCCGTCAGGGATGCTATGGTTGACGCGGAAGAACTCGGTCCGGAAGGGTCCCAGAGTCAGACTGTCGCCGGGAGAGATGATGTGTCTTTCGGCGTCGTTGATGCGACTCTCGCGAAGCTTGACCTCAATCAGCCCGTGGGTGAGACGTGAGGCATAGACCGGAACCTTGATCTGCGAGAGCAAGTAGGGCAGGGCGCCGATGTGGTCCTCATGACCGTGCGTGACGATAACAGCGATGACTTTGTCCCTGCGCTCGAGGACATAGCTCATATCGGGAATGACGATGTCAATCCCGAGCATCTCGTTCTCGGGGAACATCAAGCCTGCGTCAATGATCAAGAGCTGGTCATCGTACTCCATGACCAGCATGTTCTTGCCGATCTGACCCAGGCCGCCGAGGGAGATGACTTTGAGTTTGTCTTTTCCCAATCGACTCCTCGTTTCCTGGTTATTGACTGATATTTCGACCCCTTGAGGGGTTCAAGTGCGATAGCTGGCGACGAATGGTCGCGTGCTAGAACAGACTGAGCTGCTCCGCATGCAACACCGGATCGCTGGCCGAAGGAGTATCCTTCTGAGCCAGAATCGACGGAATGCGGCCAAAGTCCTGCTCGATGTCCTCGCGGTACTTGGGTTGGTGCAATGCCGCCGCAGGGTGAAACATCGGCAGCACGACCAGGTCACCGATTCGAGTAGGTATGCCATGTACCTTGGAAATGCTGGCCCGGGGCAGGAACCTGGCCATCGAATAGCGGCCCAGGGTGACGATCAGTTTCGGCTTGACCAGCTCTATCTGTTGGTCCAGAAAGGGCCGGCAGGCCTCTATCTCATTGGGCATAGGCTCGCGGTTGTTCGGGGGCCGGCACTTGACCACGTTGCAGATGTACACGTCGCTGCGTTTCATACCCACGGAGGCCAGCAACTCGTCCAGAAAATGGCCCGCTGCACCAACAAAAGGGCGCCCCAGACGGTTCTCATGGAAACCCGGCGCCTCGCCGATGAACATGATCTGCGCACCCACCGGCCCTTCTCCTGGGACGGTGTGTTCGCGCCCCTTGGCGAGGATGCATCTGTCGCAGGCGGCAATCTGGGCATACAATTCGGTGAGCTCGGGCAAGGTAGCCTCCTACCACAGACGATGGTGACTCGGGCAGTGCGATTGTACCGCAGTGCCGCTTTTCGTGCAAGGATTTTGGCTCATTTCGATGCAGAGGTCATTTGACAAACAACCGAAAGGCATCTAGAATCGCCTCTGTGCGTGGTGTAGCATGTCTGCCGATTGTACCGTTATGAGAACCGCGGAGGCCAAACCCCTTTGGCTTCGGCGGTTTTGTGTTTGAAAAGCGACTGTACTGAACTCCATCCGCCCGGTTGTTGACTGGGTTCTATAGCGATTGTATTGAGAAAGGAAGGTGCAGGACGGGATGGCAGAGAAGACTCAGGGTACGGTCAAGTGGTTCAGTCGGGTGAAAGGATACGGATTCATCCAGCCAGACGGTGGCACTGAGGATGTGTTCGTCCATTACTCGGCCATTATCGGCGATGGATTCCGCAACCTGGAGCAGGGGCAGCGCGTCGAGTTCACCGTGGAGGACAGCCCCAAAGGCCCGCAGGCGGCCGAGGTCACCAAGCTGGACTAGCTCGGGAAGCACTTTATTCACTCATCTGGCCGGAGGCTCAACTCTGGTCTGCGAACGTCGAATAGAGGATTCCCAACCCCCTCTGTGTCTCCACAAGAGGGGGTTTCTTTCTGCCCCAATCTGGGGTAGACTAGGGCACTCGAGAAAAGGAGCCATCAACACGATGAAGGGCAGAGTATTCTCCGGCGCTCGGCCTACCGGGCGGCAGCATCTGGGTAATTATCTTGGTGCAATCAAGAACTATGTGGCGCTGCAAGAGGACTATAGCTGCGTCTACTGCGTGGTGGACCTGCATGCCTTGACCACGCTGCGCGACACGCACCTCCTGAAGCAGAACACCTATGACATGGTGCTGGACTGGCTCGCCGCCGGGATGGACCCCCGGCGCAGCATCATCTTTGTGCAGTCACACGTGCCTCAGGTCACCGAGCTGCATACCATTCTGTCGATGGTGACCCCGATGGGCTGGCTGGCCCGCCTGCCCACCTTTAAGGAAAAAGTGCGGCAGCAGCCAGATAACGTCAACTACGGCCTGCTGGGCTATCCGGTGCTCATGGCGGCCGACATTACCCTCTACCGGGCTGATGTTGTGCCCGTGGGTGAGGATCAACTGGCGCACCTCGAGTTCACCCGGGAGATCGTGCGGCGCTTTAACTTTCAGTTTGGCGACACGTTGATAGAACCGCAGGCCAAGCTGACTGAAACACCGCGCATTATGGGCACCGACGGTGCTAACAAGATGAGCAAGTCGCTGGATAACCACATCGAGCTGGCAGCGACTCCGGATGAGATCCGCAAGCGCGTGATGGGCATGGTCACGGACCCGGCCCGCCGCTTCAAGTCAGATCCCGGCCACCCCGAGATCTGCAACGTGCAGGCTTTGCACAGGATCTTTGCCTCCGACCCGGCAGTCATTCCGCAGATCGAAGCGGACTGTCGTAAGGCGTGCATCGGCTGTGTGCAGCACAAGAAGATGTTTGCTGAGGAGCTGATCAAGGCCCTCGAACCGTTGCGTGTGCGGCGTGAAGAGTTCGCGCGCCATCCCGACGAGGTCTGGGCGATTCTGGCCGACGGCGCTCAGAGAGCGCGGGCGCTGGCCAATGAGACGATGACGGATGTCAGAAAAAAGGTCGGGCTGCCCTGATTCTGGGAAAGTCTGGCCAGCGAGGGAGAGGCGCGCACCCAGGGCATAGGGTGCGCGCCTTTGTGCTATCTAGGGGCGGCCAAGCACGACGTTGACCGCATCCCTGACCACGGCGCCAGCGGTGGCCAGAGTGCCCTCTTCCTCGATGATGGCAATGATGGTCCCATTGATATCGCTCGTGTAGACCACGCCCATCTGCCACCGGCTGAGCCGCGCCAGGGGATGGTCCAGGGGCAGCTCGGTGGGCTGAACTGTTAGCCTGTAGCTATCGCCGGCTGGCTTGGCCGTAGCGAGCAGTTTGATGGCCTTACCCTGCTGTGAGGCGGCCAGAAGCTGCTCGCGGGTGATGCCTCTGATGCCCTGCACCGAGACATCCTGGAGCGTCGCCGGCATGCCGAGCACGCTGTTGGCAACGATGATCAGCTTGTTCGTCGCGTCCCAGCCATCCACATCCAGGGTTGGGTCTGCTTCCGCTACTCCAGCCTTCTGCGCCTCACACAGAGCCTCATCAAAGGTCAGACCACTCTCCTGCATGCGGCAGAGGATATAGTTGGTGGTGGTGTTAAAGATGCCCTCAACCCGCTGAATGTGCGCGGCAATCAGGTCGCGGCGACCTATGTTCACCGTGGGCAGACCTCCGGCTACAGCGCCGCTGAACAAGAGCTGCCTGCCGTGGGAGGCCGCGAGGCCCGTAAGTCTGGGATAGGCCAGAACCAAAGGGCCTTTGTTGGCGGTTACTACATCGAGACCGTTCTCCAGTGCCCAGGCGATCACCGATAGACCAGGCTCGCCGTGTTTCAGACTAGTCGGCGAAAGTTCGACCAGCAGATCCGCTCCGCTCTGAGGCAAGGCCTCGAGCGCCGACAGGCCAGGATGGCCATATCGCTGCAGGGCAGCAACACCCTGGTGCAACTCCTTGCGCTGCAACAATTCGCGGAGATCCAATCCATCGCTGCTCATCGCTGCCCCCGACGAATCGACCGCCGCAACAACCCTGAACTGGATTCCGTGATGCTGGGTCAACCAGGGGCCCTTGTCAGCAAGGATGCGCAAGAACCCACGTCCGATGTTGCCGACGCCCACCAGAGCTACTCTAGATATCTTCATGACCGCTCCTTACGCGTATTAGGACGAGCATTGGAGTGCAGGTACTTGGTACAAATAGAAAGTGAAGGCGAAACGCCACACAAAGGGCGGAAACTGCCGCGACTGGCCGATGAGAGTCGAGCCCCAGTGCAGCTTGTCCAGCAGTGTGCCTTGGAAGGGGCCGGGCCACCAGGCAGATGGATCCTCCTGAGCCAGGACCAGCACCTCTCTACCCTGCGCCTGCCACAAGCAGAGTGCCCCCTGCAGCGCAGCCTGGTCCAGCGGACCCTGGTTGAGGAGGAGAGCATCGCGCTCGTAGAACGACCATAGAGGCGCCGCAAACCAGCCCACTACCGAGTCGCCTCGCAGCGGCTCAAAGAGCACCACCGAGTCCTTGGGCAGCCGCTGGGCCAGTTCGGTGAAGAATTGCCACGTGCCCCGGCCTTCTTGCAGGAACCAGTAGGGGGCCGAAACACGAAGCAGCAACACGAACACCAGACCCGCCAGCACCGTGCCTGGCAGGCGGCGCTTGAGCCTCTGCGCCAGCCAGAGCACCGCAAACGCAGCCAGCAGCATCATCCCCGGGAAGACTTCTGGGACGAGTCTTCTGAGCGCCACAGGATAGATCCAGCCGGTGGTGTAGCGCCAGAAGAACACCGCTGCGAAGGACAGAAGGAAGATGAGGAACAGCCAGTGTTCCGGGTGTGCCATACTCTTCCACAGGAGCGTGGCGATGCCTGCCACGGCCAGCCAGAAAATCAGATGGCCGATGTAGCGCGCCGGCGCCGCCATCACCTCTTCGCCATAGATACGCATCGCGCTGCCGTTGGAGCCAAAGTACTCGGGCGAGAGGGGACGGATGTAGAGCGAGTAGGCAACGGCCAGAAGGATCAGAATCGTCAGTCCTCGACCCACGAGAAGTGAACTGCGCCGGGGGAATCTGTGCCATAGGTACACCGCCAAGGCGAGCAGCGTAGCCAGCACGAGGCCTACCAGGACTATCGGCGCCAGCCCAAGCTGCCGTATGCCGCGTAGGTAGCCGGAGAGCAGAATCTCCGCCGTGGCTCCGGTGTAAGGGCGGTTGGCCGTCCAGAGAGAAAAACCGAGGCAGCCCAGGAGTGAGCCAATGGCCATGGTCAGCCCTCGCCAATCGCGCCTGACCCAGATGAGCAACAGGAACAGCCCTACCGCCGGAAGGGCAAGAATGCTGTCGATGCGGGCGGCAAAGGAGGCGGCGAGGAGTGCTGCTCCCAGTAGGCAGAGCCAGCGGGAGTGAGTTTGCAGGTAGAGGATCAGCACGTACAGCGCGCTGAGCACAAAGAACTGGCCAACCACCTCAGCATAAGGGGCGCGGGAGAAATGGAGCTGGGGAAAGGATATCGCCAGCCAGAGACTGGCCAACAAACCCACCCGGCTGTCAAAGAGCCGGTTGCCGAGCAGATAGACCACCACAAGAACAAACGCTCCAAAGAAAGGCGTGACGTAAAGCATCGCCTTGCCGTCAAAGAGTCCCATCCAAACGCTGGCCAGCGGTGGGCGAGACGCCACGACCGAGCCCGAATCTGCATCGACGACATAGTACGCCCCGTAGAGCAACCCTTCATAGGACTTGAACTGCACATTGGAGAGTTGCTGATCCGCCGGAAGGTAGAACAGTCTCTTTTGCTCGCCGGTCAAGCCATCAAACGGAGCATAATGCGTGGTGAGCCCGCCACTGCGCTGCAAGAGCGCCGCCGTGTTGGGGTAGATAGCTGAATCACCAAAGAGGGCAAAATGCTCGGCTGGCCAGCCAAAGAGAACCGCCCCAAACACAAGAAGCAGCGCGACGATCAACCGCTCACGGGAAACGGCTGCCGGGCGGTGGCGAGACAAGAAGCGGAACGATGCGCAACCCAGCGCGACCGCCAGGAGAAGGGCCGCCGCCAGTGTTGATGTGCGGTACAAACCAGCCCTGGCCAACCCCACGGCGAGCAAACTCCACGCCGTCAGAGAGGTGGTAACGGCAAGCCAGCTGCGCTCGACCTGAGAGATGCCTGATTGGCGGCCAAAAGACTCCATACTAAAGCTGGCTCCTGCTAGCTCTTGCGCATCACGACAACGTCCTGGTACTCGTGCCCCTCAAGCTGGATGTCGATCACATCCAGAAAGCGCCCCCAGGTGTTGCGGATATAGTCCATAGAGTGAAACAGGATAGCGTTGTTGACTGCCGCAGTCTGCCAGGACAAGACCATACGCTCTCTGGGCATAGGAGACCGGAACATCTCCGGACAAACGCGGCACTCGGCAATATAGTCCTTCATGATCAGGATATCGTGGTAAAGCGCGCGGTTGGGGTTCATGCTGTTCCAGGTGCGCTCGGTGTGTATGGTCAGATAGGCCATACCACCCGGCCGCAGGATCCTTCGTAACTCGGCGAGCCAGGCCAGCTCGAACGCGTCGATATGGGTAAAGACCGAGAACGCATAGACCAGCGAAAACGAATTGTCCTCCAGAGGAAGCTGCGGGAGGATCGAGTTTTGAAAGACGTGCAATGAGGGTGCCAGAAATCGGCGGATCCATTCGATGTAACGTTGGTTGATGTCAACTGCCCACAGGTCGGCGGACGTTTCGTGGCAGAGCAGGTGCCGCAAGACGCGGCCGGTGGCGCAGCAAGTTCTAGGGCTGAGCCCTGCTGCAGGAGAGCAGAGGCTCCACAGGAGCGGAGCGCGCGCTTGAGTAGCAGGTAGTCTTTCAGGCCGCTCAGCCAGTAGTCATAGTGTCTGTCGCCGTGATAGCCCTCACGGTCAGCCGTGGTCGGGATAGGGTAAGGATCGTCGGCGATATAGCTCTCCAGGTCGCGCTCCAGGGTGCTCGTGTCGAAAGATATCCAGGGAGTGCCGCGCGATATTTCCTTAACGGAAGGCAGGACCTCATAGTCGGTGCTGGATGATGGGATGGCAATGGCGCCTGCCCAGGTCGGACCTGACGCTCGCAATTTGGCAATGCTGCCGGCTCTCAGACGACCCAGCCAGTTCCTAATGTTGGGCATACAGTTCCTCCAACCGGGTCACGTGGTCCTGCAGGTTCATCGGCGGCTGGACACCAGCGGCCGTGCGGTCTACCTCGTCTGGATGCTCGGCCAGACGCAGCAGCGTCTTGTGCCACGCCTGGACGTCACCGGGCGGGCAGAGCCAGCCGTCCACACCGGGCCGCACCTTCTCGCTCAGGGCTCCGATATCCGAGGCGACCACGGGCACGCCGGCGCCAAATGCTTCCTGAATCACGAGGGGCGAGTTCTCGTACCAGACAGAGGGCACGACCAGCACGTCAGTTTCAGCCAGCGCATGCCCGATAGCATCACGCGGCAGAACTCCCTTTAGCACGGTGTTGGCCGGATCAGCCAGGGTTGAGATCGACCGAGCATAGACAGGAAACGTCGATGGGTCTCCGTAGACGGCCAACGTGGCCCGGGCAGCCGTGATGCCTCGGAAGGCCTCGACCACGA encodes the following:
- the spoIIIE_2 gene encoding DNA translocase SpoIIIE, with the translated sequence MAKTKRSRRTRPSQTFSRQDQLKLGGIVLLLVALLTTLTLLSSVRGTLTGAWLQLLRTGFGWGAYFLPLLLASIGFWLFLSGMGQTVHISIDTIIGIVLLLISGQGLLHYFAQDPAALARAGGGGGHIGWWISGNLIAALGDLGALTILLLVAAVGLVTVFHISPRRVWEGLVSLAHSLSEAYRHIREAANAYRPPPIDQSAAARVAGAFERPKANAQPNAASAAQAGASHAGGAGLATDLAPGRLDAPDSQWQLPSWEDILVQSTEQELSQAEIRTKVRIIEETLANFGVPGKVVEVNQGPTVTQFGVEPGFVEKKDPTGKLRKVKVKVSSISNLSNDFALALAASPIRIEAPVPGRSMVGIEVPNTSTAMVTLRSVMDSDEFRTKEGRLRIALGQDVAGQPIPADLSEMPHLLIAGATGSGKSVCINAIIACLLFNNTPDDLRLIMVDPKMVELTNYNGIPHLIVPVVVEIERVVATLKWLTSEMQRRYKLFAKVGARHIEAYNASHPSRPDHLPYIVVLIDELADLMMAAPEEAERSICRLAQLARATGIHLVIATQRPSVDVITGLIKANFPARIAFTVFSGVDSRVILDTTGAEQLLGRGDMLYMAADSSKLVRMQGCYISDAELEKLVAHWRGLRSPAPALPGAELTQQPLWEEMIARAAQSAAQDELLDEAEKIIRQKGTASISLLQRKLSIGYSRAARLIDQLEARGVVGPDEGPNRGRQVLTPAPAQATENAEDVEPEADA
- the rnjA_1 gene encoding Ribonuclease J 1: MGKDKLKVISLGGLGQIGKNMLVMEYDDQLLIIDAGLMFPENEMLGIDIVIPDMSYVLERRDKVIAVIVTHGHEDHIGALPYLLSQIKVPVYASRLTHGLIEVKLRESRINDAERHIISPGDSLTLGPFRTEFFRVNHSIPDGVGLAIDTPVGLVVHSGDFKFDSTPVDGQPTDFAKLADLGRRGVLLLMSDSTNAETPGYTPSERSIAHIFEDVFAHAKGRVIVATFASNISRIQQVISTAEKYGRHVAVAGRSMSMNVRMAMDLGYLKAPDGCLLNIDDIQYLPQDRVAIVCTGSQGEPTSALVRMARNEYQPVSLLPGDSVIVSASPIPGNEELVNRTLNNLFRLGADVRYDELFDVHVSGHGSQEELKLLLNMVSPKFFLPIHGEFRHLVLHAQLAEAVGIPRQNIFVMESGQMLELDSSSAQIAGKVSDDYVLIDGLGVGDISEVVLEDRRLLSRNGFLVVALTTDRVTGRILAGPELISRGFVHLSESEDLLDRARSEVVKTVQGGGGRAVLTGRIKEALSRFVYSETKRRPLILPMVMEV
- a CDS encoding Uracil DNA glycosylase superfamily protein, whose amino-acid sequence is MPELTELYAQIAACDRCILAKGREHTVPGEGPVGAQIMFIGEAPGFHENRLGRPFVGAAGHFLDELLASVGMKRSDVYICNVVKCRPPNNREPMPNEIEACRPFLDQQIELVKPKLIVTLGRYSMARFLPRASISKVHGIPTRIGDLVVLPMFHPAAALHQPKYREDIEQDFGRIPSILAQKDTPSASDPVLHAEQLSLF
- the cspA_2 gene encoding Cold shock protein CspA translates to MAEKTQGTVKWFSRVKGYGFIQPDGGTEDVFVHYSAIIGDGFRNLEQGQRVEFTVEDSPKGPQAAEVTKLD
- the trpS gene encoding Tryptophan--tRNA ligase, with protein sequence MKGRVFSGARPTGRQHLGNYLGAIKNYVALQEDYSCVYCVVDLHALTTLRDTHLLKQNTYDMVLDWLAAGMDPRRSIIFVQSHVPQVTELHTILSMVTPMGWLARLPTFKEKVRQQPDNVNYGLLGYPVLMAADITLYRADVVPVGEDQLAHLEFTREIVRRFNFQFGDTLIEPQAKLTETPRIMGTDGANKMSKSLDNHIELAATPDEIRKRVMGMVTDPARRFKSDPGHPEICNVQALHRIFASDPAVIPQIEADCRKACIGCVQHKKMFAEELIKALEPLRVRREEFARHPDEVWAILADGAQRARALANETMTDVRKKVGLP
- the hom gene encoding Homoserine dehydrogenase; translation: MKISRVALVGVGNIGRGFLRILADKGPWLTQHHGIQFRVVAAVDSSGAAMSSDGLDLRELLQRKELHQGVAALQRYGHPGLSALEALPQSGADLLVELSPTSLKHGEPGLSVIAWALENGLDVVTANKGPLVLAYPRLTGLAASHGRQLLFSGAVAGGLPTVNIGRRDLIAAHIQRVEGIFNTTTNYILCRMQESGLTFDEALCEAQKAGVAEADPTLDVDGWDATNKLIIVANSVLGMPATLQDVSVQGIRGITREQLLAASQQGKAIKLLATAKPAGDSYRLTVQPTELPLDHPLARLSRWQMGVVYTSDINGTIIAIIEEEGTLATAGAVVRDAVNVVLGRP